ACCTAAACATAGAACAAACAATAGAGACAAGGCTACGGTTACTTTTTTCATGACAAGCCACCTCCGAGTATTTTAAAAATATTCAATTAATTGCTTGAATTAATTAAGTTTAATAAAGCGATGTAAAACAATTAACGCGCTCTATTCTATCTTTCATTCTTATTTGTGTAAATAGACACCATCAGAAGTAGCTGTTATTTTTTATTTTTACGCAAAGATATAAAGTCTATATAAAAATGCCCCGTATTTTATACGGGGCATTTAAGATTAAGATGATATTTTATAGTATTTATATTTTACTTATTTTTAACCTGAACTTTCATTTCATCTGCTAGCTCTAACAGGAGAGCCCTTTCTTTTGAGGATGGCTTTTTGGAGACGTTTACACGTACCAATACGTTCATATCTCCCTTGCCCCCACCACGTAGCTTAGGCATCCCGTGTTTCTTTATTCTCAACTTTGAACCTGGCTGAGTCCCGGCTGGAACATCTAGCGTTTCTATGCCGTCAAAAGTCTCTATCTTTACTTCACAGCCTAATACTGCTTGCGGATATGATATATCTATTGCAACGTTTAAATCGTCGCCTCTACGCTGGAATCTCTTGTCTGAACGGACTTCTAATAGTATAAATAAATCTCCAGGTGGCCCTCCATTGATGCCGGCCTCGCCTTGACCTGCGACTCTCAGCCTAATACCTGTATCAACTCCGGCAGGTATTTTAACGTCAACAGAATGCTGTGTACGCACACGACCTTGACCTCGACACTGTTTGCAAGGTGTTTCTATTATTTCTCCTTTGCCATGACATGCCGGACAAACTGTGTTTTGCACCATTTGCCCAAAAGGAGTATTTATAGCCTGCTGTACTTGTCCCTTGCCTCCGCATGTAGGACATTTATTCACCTTGCTTCCAGGTTCAGCACCGCTTCCCT
The sequence above is drawn from the Synergistaceae bacterium genome and encodes:
- the dnaJ gene encoding molecular chaperone DnaJ, with the translated sequence YEILNVPRGASADEIKKAYRKLTRKYHPDANPGDKQAEIKYKEINEANDVLSDSKKRAQYDQFGYVGDMPPGGSGGFSGFGGFSGAADFGDIFGDLFGSAFGGAGRRSSNPNAPRRGSDLEYAMQITLEDAYRGASKKISIPKLDTCLNCKGSGAEPGSKVNKCPTCGGKGQVQQAINTPFGQMVQNTVCPACHGKGEIIETPCKQCRGQGRVRTQHSVDVKIPAGVDTGIRLRVAGQGEAGINGGPPGDLFILLEVRSDKRFQRRGDDLNVAIDISYPQAVLGCEVKIETFDGIETLDVPAGTQPGSKLRIKKHGMPKLRGGGKGDMNVLVRVNVSKKPSSKERALLLELADEMKVQVKNK